The DNA sequence CCTCTGTCTATTTACTTCCCACCACCAACGACTTGGTTCATCCATCCCGTCATCGGGATCTTCATGCCATGGCTTGTTAGCAAAGATGTAATGGACATTCTTCACCTCGTCATCTCTCCAGATATCGTCGTGCACTCCCTCCCACCGTAGCGTTTTTAGCGCATTATACACATACGGCAATACCACCCATCGACCCCGAAACACGTCCGACAAGAGCTCCTGATCCGGGAAAGTGTATTTATCCGTGCGATCGGGCATGTGAAGTCTAGCCTGGATCTCCGCCCAGGCCGATATGGTAGGACGCACGACTAAGAGGCCACTATTCAGCATGGCAACACCGGTCGCGGCTGGAGCGCCGGATGTCTGCGCCCGGACAGGATCCGAATGCTGGCTTGTGTAGGCACAATTCTTGGGTATCCTGTTATGCATACATCGCATCAGTATCAATGTGGTGCGATCCCAACGTTTGGAATTGGGAAACTAAAAACGCTGAAGAGAGGGGACGGGATacgggagagagagagagagagacgaTGGGGTGCACATACCAAGTCTTGGGATAATGCGGCTTGTTCAGCGGATTACAGGCGCATACATGACTCGCTGCGAATACTCTCTCCTGTTTATTCTCCTCGCTGCTTAATCCTGAACCCGGCCCGTCCAGTGGCACGTCCATCAGCTCATCCATGTTCTTTCGCACCAGCATATCTCCGTCTAGTAAGACGATGCGGTCGTACTCCACCAGCGAGAATACAATCAGTTTGTTCCATGTTTCATTGAAGCGTGGATCCTGGAGGAAGACTCTGCTTTGGCCTGGTTGTACGCTGGGGACGGCTTGGGTGCGAATTCCGCGCGCGTGAAGCGCTGCTAGGCCTTCGGCGGGGAATGTGGAAGTGTATAATGCGATGAAAGGGTAGGCTGTTTCGGTGGTTTGGAGGGAGTGTGAAAGGGTTAGAATGCCCGGGAGGTAGGAGAGGTTGGTTATTAGGGAGGCCCAGACTTTCTCTATTGTAATTGGGGGTTAGTTTAGTGCGacttggtttctttgttcggTTTGCGATCGTCAGGGGAAATAAACTCCCCCGGGAGTACTCCGTGTTGGTGATACGTTGAGGGCTTACTTACCCTGTTTCGGTTGTTGGACCATAATGAACGATTGACCGTTGATAGTGGGTTCAATTGCGGGGTATTTTGTCTAGATAGAGGGGACTGGACTTTAAGGTACATTCAGTGAGGATAAACTCTGGGAATGATGATCTTCGTGGGGTCTTTTAATCAAATCTTATCAGTGACAGCGAGGGTTAGTCAGCCCAATCCGATCTTATCTTAACTCTGCCTTTTATTATCGAACTTTTACATTCTACGTTTCTACTTTGTagttgtttctttctcttttcttttcttttcttttctttttttagaGCATGTACCCATTCACTTCTCCGGTTTCTTTTTCACCGCCCCCGTCAGTTGGCCTGGCTGTTGTCCGTCTCCCATACCGAACCTGATGTGGAGCCGTCCAGAACAACGCCCGTATCAAGTAACAGGCATTGGCCTTGCCAAAAAGCAGGACAGATCAGTCACAGTATAGGTcgacaagaagaaaacagccaACCCAGACCGTACTGGTGGGGGCGTGGTGACCGAACAAATGCCACCGTTGGAAACCGAAGTCCAGCGTACTGGTTGAATGGAAAATGGCCGGAGCCCTTTTGATATATCGCAGCTGATACAGAGCTTATCCTTTCTTTGAGAAAAGGATTTCAAGGCATGGTCCTCGCCTTGCGCTCCACCTTGCAGCGCGAAGCCCCTCAATATATTATCAAAAACtgagaggaaaaggaaaaaaaggcAGGGAATGTAAGGGAGGCAGGGAGACAGATGAACCGCTGATATGTTCAATTGGGTATCGTTAATTTCCATGAGTAACCACATCTAAATTTTCAGCTTTTCATATACCACAGCAGACGTGTTTCCAGTCTTAGACAAGGATCATTGATCTGGCAGTGTCGAGCCTGCTTCTGCGTCAATCTCTCTATCAGTCGATGAGAATGCATATTTTCATCAGATTTCAACTGAGCTGGCGCCGCGAGTCAGCTCCGAACAAACTATTCAAGGAATGACGCGATACAGAACGAACTCATGACCAACAATGACGGATTTGCGATTGTATCAGAGACGGGTCCGTACTATTCAAGAGCTAGGTTCTACCAGCGTGAAGCATTCCCTGTTCAAGTGAAAATCCGCGCCCGCTTGATAGGACTTCCCATTCGAAGGGTTTGATTACTGCTGGTCATCCCACTCAGTAGTCGATCCATTCCTTCAACATCAAGTTCACCACGCCGAAGCCTCAGCTGATCAGTTTCTGCGGTTGGTGTCTCGTCCACCGACCCTAGAAGCGCAGGAGATTCATCCGGCTCATTGAGTCGTGGAGTAAGGATTATGATTCGGTGTTCTGTAATCAGCAGAGCATCATGGTCTCCACCTTCAGCTTGGCGAGTCTGGCGAGAAGCGGCAGGAAGGTGACCAATACCCTTTAAATGTTCGCCCATTAAGGTGATATCTTGGATGGCGGAAACTCGGCAGCGGTTAGACGCATCAAAGGTTCCGGTTGCTTTTACGGCATTCCGCCATAAGGACAGCAAGCTTGGAATGACAGCACTCTGGTTGCCGTGCCGCAACAGAATCGACTCGTCAGGTAGGGTATCACGATATGAGTTGGTCTGATAGACGGAGATTTCTCCGCACAAAGACGGGATGATTGACCTAACCATGGCACCCTTCAGCAAAGTGTCTTCACGGACACGCTTAGTATGTGGTGTCAGGGGCGCGAATTTAGGGCGTTGTTCTGCGATGGGCCCACCTGTTTCAGCGCGGGCTCCAGACAGCGGACCTAAGACCCGACCACTGACAGAAAAAGCAGTCAAGGATCCACCAGTCACCCCCTGTACACTGGATTGACGCTGGAGTGGGCCCTTCATGGTTCCTGGGCCTGCCCCTTCGAGATCCCATACCCCCCACTCACCATCCGCCATGAGAACCATAATGGCCCGTCCACCAAGCACCCATTCTGCATTGACTATAGTTTTACGCCGGGGGGGCCCTGGGGGCGACTGCTCAAACCCGGGATAGAGACTGATCAGCCACTTCCCCTCTGTTTCCGACGTCTCGAAATCACTTTGAGGACTGGACGATCTGCGCGACGCTTTGTATGGTTTCGTGGAGAAACACGAGTAGACTTTGACACATCCACTATGAAAGGCGACGAGTAGTGTCGAGTGTCGTGGTGACGGATATGGTGATGGGTTGAAGGCGATGTTTTGGGCCGGGGCCGGCAGGTAACGGCGCTTTGACTCGATATCATCCTCACTTAAACGGTACACCACTTCATTATGGTCTGTCTCTTCTACAACCGGGATCCGATGTATTATAAGGAGGCCCGACGACTCCGCAGAATGAGTGGCGATAAGAAGGTCCCACCTCCCTGGCCCATTGCCATTAGATCCACTTTGGCTTTGAGCCATGTCCTCATCTCCCTGTGGCTCACTCGCTTGATATGTGAGAGCAATCCCCACTCCCCTTGGGATCTCTTGGTGTGATACTCCGCCGCTAATCGACAACGCCTGAACCCACGAGGAGAGCTCGAATTGAGCAGGGTGGGGAGGAGTCAAGGGCAGCGTAACAACTCGGGTGGAAAGATCGGCGCACACGGCCGAGATTACCATAAGTTTTCTTAGAATGGGCGGGAAAGGGTCGAGTGATGAACGTGCGGTCTCAGGGAGAATGCGAGGGACAGCCAATTCAACGACCCTGGTTCCAAGGGGTATATCGATCTGGCGCAGCACAGTTTCGTATGGGAAGAGGGGATCGATCTCtggctcatcttcttcaaacccATAACTTGGTTCTTCGTTTTGTTGGGTTTCGGCAGAGCTCTCATCATCGGAATCAATGACCATGATGTCGTTGTTGCTGCGGTTGGTTTTTTCTTGCGGTTGGTCCTTAGGGGCCGATGGCTTCCTGCTGGTAAATGGTCTTCCACCTCTCCAGATTACCTTCAACCCGTTTTCATAGCCATAGATTATAATTGATGAGCCATTAGGGGCGAGGACAGGGTAGCCCTTGGCGGTGTAGACacgatgaggaagttggTAGCTACATGAAAAGATTACTGTAAGTGCTGATCGACTAAACATATAAAAAGGAGTCTTTTCACCTTAATTGCAGACCGTCATCTCTAGGCCGGGCTAAAGGCCTAGAGGGGAACGATGGCATGGTGCTTGATATGCGATCGAGATATTTGTTAAACTGTAGAACACTTCCAAGGGCGAGCTCAAATTCGTCCGCACGGCAATGTATGAGAAAAATGGACTCTTGAGTCGGATAAAGCAATCACAGGTAAAAGTGGGTAAGATTACAGTCAAGTTTAGCCAAGCTTAAAGTGTGACGGACTCAAGGTGGAggaaagatgaagttgttgTGGTGTGTTGCGGAGTTGAAAAAAAGCAGCTGATTCAAGAATGGTCTGAAAGCTCCGCCGCGTCCAGCGCGTCACCCACCAGGCATTTCCCACGCTGCACGTTGAGTGTTGGCACAGCGCTCAGTTTGACACCAGCTCACTCGTATTTGACACTGCTGATGGGTAATGAACATGTTCTCGCTCCTGGCTGCCATTGCCAGTGATTCAACCACGACATCTATTTATTCGCGCCGATTATGGCTACTGTCCGATCCCTTGGCCTCCACCAACCTTCGGCCATACCTTTTCTCGTCGCAGAGGGCTTACTAAACCCCGACCCGTCCGACGATCACTATGCGTGGACATCCAGTGTCGATATAGGCCCAAATGGtcctgttgaagatgagatcgTCTGGACGAAAGGTTGTGTGGTCTGGTCTAGAGCTGGGGTTGTGCAGAGGGTGTACCGGCTAGATCtcgaaaaggaggagattAGGCATGCGCTTCTGACAAATTTTTCAGTCGACCAGCTTAAAAGAACCAATGGCAATGCTTCGCAAGCGACTAAGGAAGGCTTTTTCCGAACGAGCAATGACCCTGGTCGGAGTCGCGGTTTACATGGTCAACAGAATGGGGAAGAACCGAGACTGGAAGCCTCCGGCGTGACCTTAAATATACGCGGTAGAGGTGCCCAAGGAGGCAATGGCTCTGATTCGACCAGAGCGTTAGTTGTGGTCCTTAAGTCTCAAGCCCATATCTTCTTCCTAGCTGGAAACAGCCACGTCGTTCCGCTGCCCTTTGAGGTGGATTCAATATTCGCGACCCCGAAAGGTCTTTTGTTTCAGAGAAAAATGTACGAGGAGGACAATAAGGACACGAGTCTCTGCCCAATGGCGCCACCAAATTCGTTCATGTCAACCTTGCCTATGACAGCGGACTTCCGTGCATCACAGTCTCTAGAAGTCCCTTCCAGCAAGGGGAAAAGGCCATCATTGACGGTATCTCCTGCTCCGGGCACTAGTTTGAGGTCACCGCGTAAGCAGCCCGACTTGCCTAGAGTGTTCTCCCTCATGGACCCGTATTCTGAGATGGGCCTTGTTGTGACGAACCAGACTTCTCGCTTTTTACAAAGTAGTGTTACCAGCAGACCTTCTGGGCTGGATGTGCTGGGTGCAGCGGATGAGATCATATACGTCTCCCCGAGGGATGAGCTTTTAGAGTCTAATAGGAATCTGATTAGCGGCCCTCTAATTCTCGTGGTAACCGTCAATGTTAATACTGGGCTATATACTATCTGGACAGCACGTTACAGGGAAGATGAAGCTAACCCCTCGTCTAAAAAGAGAGGACGACGTGAGACAGGTGGTACCTGGTCAAAGCGACGTAGCTCACATTTTGGAATGGCAACGGGAACAACAACTCCTGGAGCTCGCCCATCCGCTGCTAGAGAGAGCTTTGGTCCTAGGGGCGATAATTGGAATACACCAGGCCTGTCTCATTCCCAGTACTCTACTGATGGAAAGCCAGATGAAGACGACCTTGCTTCTAAATTAGGCCAAGATTTTGGTGATATCGGAGTTCCCCTAAAGACTTCTCGACGGGTTAGCTCTCTGCTTGCTCGAGCCGATCTTGCAACTGGCCAGGATAGGATTACCTTCTCAGACCTTGCTACAGGAAGTCAATCGAGTTCCATGCCGCATGGGAACTTCCGACAGTCAATAGGTGCTGCAAGCAGCCGCGGAAGCTTCGGCTTCAATCCTAGAGCTTCCCTACCTCCAGGAAATGGCTCGGTTTATAGTACTACCACCAGTTTTGCAGATGCTCCAGTTGACAGgcttctggaggagcttAACAGTGAAAGTTTATTCGAAGGGCTTGATAATAT is a window from the Aspergillus oryzae RIB40 DNA, chromosome 6 genome containing:
- a CDS encoding uncharacterized protein (predicted protein) encodes the protein MVQQPKQEKVWASLITNLSYLPGILTLSHSLQTTETAYPFIALYTSTFPAEGLAALHARGIRTQAVPSVQPGQSRVFLQDPRFNETWNKLIVFSLVEYDRIVLLDGDMLVRKNMDELMDVPLDGPGSGLSSEENKQERVFAASHVCACNPLNKPHYPKTWIPKNCAYTSQHSDPVRAQTSGAPAATGVAMLNSGLLVVRPTISAWAEIQARLHMPDRTDKYTFPDQELLSDVFRGRWVVLPYVYNALKTLRWEGVHDDIWRDDEVKNVHYIFANKPWHEDPDDGMDEPSRWWWEVNRQRQQLEVKKGITDGH
- a CDS encoding uncharacterized protein (predicted protein), with the translated sequence MFSRSALTVIFSCSYQLPHRVYTAKGYPVLAPNGSSIIIYGYENGLKVIWRGGRPFTSRKPSAPKDQPQEKTNRSNNDIMVIDSDDESSAETQQNEEPSYGFEEDEPEIDPLFPYETVLRQIDIPLGTRVVELAVPRILPETARSSLDPFPPILRKLMVISAVCADLSTRVVTLPLTPPHPAQFELSSWVQALSISGGVSHQEIPRGVGIALTYQASEPQGDEDMAQSQSGSNGNGPGRWDLLIATHSAESSGLLIIHRIPVVEETDHNEVVYRLSEDDIESKRRYLPAPAQNIAFNPSPYPSPRHSTLLVAFHSGCVKVYSCFSTKPYKASRRSSSPQSDFETSETEGKWLISLYPGFEQSPPGPPRRKTIVNAEWVLGGRAIMVLMADGEWGVWDLEGAGPGTMKGPLQRQSSVQGVTGGSLTAFSVSGRVLGPLSGARAETGGPIAEQRPKFAPLTPHTKRVREDTLLKGAMVRSIIPSLCGEISVYQTNSYRDTLPDESILLRHGNQSAVIPSLLSLWRNAVKATGTFDASNRCRVSAIQDITLMGEHLKGIGHLPAASRQTRQAEGGDHDALLITEHRIIILTPRLNEPDESPALLGSVDETPTAETDQLRLRRGELDVEGMDRLLSGMTSSNQTLRMGSPIKRARIFT